One genomic segment of Bradyrhizobium diazoefficiens includes these proteins:
- the radC gene encoding RadC family protein encodes MPAKPDHDKSKPEDAPHYHGHRERLRERFYSAGADALSDYELLEMALFPALPRRDTKPLAKTLIKTFGSFAEVVHAPVARLREVKGVGESVVNQLKLIAAAAHRVAKGEVNSRNALSSWNEVIDYCRSSMAFSDKEQFRLLFLDKRNQLIADEVQQTGTVDHTPVYPREVLKRALELSATALILVHNHPSGDPSPSQADIQMTKAIIDIAKPLGIAVHDHIIVGKNGHASLRGMRLI; translated from the coding sequence ATGCCCGCCAAGCCCGACCACGACAAGAGCAAGCCGGAAGACGCGCCGCACTATCACGGCCATCGCGAGCGGCTGCGCGAGCGCTTTTACAGCGCCGGCGCCGACGCGCTCAGCGACTACGAGCTGCTGGAGATGGCGCTGTTTCCGGCGCTGCCGCGCCGCGACACCAAGCCGCTGGCGAAGACGCTGATCAAGACCTTTGGCTCCTTCGCCGAGGTCGTGCACGCGCCCGTCGCACGGCTGCGCGAGGTCAAGGGCGTGGGCGAATCCGTGGTCAACCAGCTCAAGCTGATCGCAGCGGCCGCGCATCGCGTCGCCAAGGGCGAAGTCAACAGCCGCAACGCGCTGTCGTCCTGGAACGAGGTGATCGACTATTGCCGCTCCAGCATGGCGTTCTCAGACAAGGAGCAATTCCGCCTGCTGTTCCTCGACAAGCGCAACCAGCTGATCGCCGACGAGGTGCAGCAGACCGGCACCGTCGATCATACCCCGGTCTATCCGCGCGAGGTGCTCAAGCGCGCGCTGGAATTGTCGGCGACCGCCTTGATCCTGGTGCACAATCATCCCAGCGGCGATCCCTCGCCGTCACAGGCCGACATCCAGATGACGAAAGCGATCATCGACATCGCCAAGCCGCTCGGCATTGCCGTGCACGACCATATCATCGTCGGCAAGAATGGCCACGCCAGCCTGCGCGGGATGCGCTTGATCTAG
- a CDS encoding DUF6662 family protein, translating into MKRFVGLICSAAAMLCACQAHAGESPFGWIYTADLHPQGTGEYEHKSFLQSGQSQGQYHYLQNKEEIEWGVTDRLQLSGYFNWSYANAFRNGFDGTTGGPGVSQFLDASFDPYSRYEKTRFDSVSLEAIYQVLNPVTDPIGLALYIEPEIGPKEKELEWRVILQKNFLEDRLITAINIMGKHEREVYADGSIERASPIDVTFGMSYLVMPNWMIGFETRIHNEFTGYWFNNPEHSAFFAGPVIHYGQKEFWWTLAWRHQLPMVITYNEDQAAVVKHGRIYGDEHARDEVMFRLGVPFAMK; encoded by the coding sequence GTGAAGCGTTTCGTGGGACTGATCTGCTCGGCAGCTGCGATGCTGTGCGCCTGCCAGGCACATGCTGGAGAATCACCGTTCGGCTGGATCTACACCGCCGATCTGCACCCCCAAGGGACTGGCGAATACGAGCACAAGTCGTTTCTGCAATCAGGACAATCGCAGGGCCAATACCACTATTTGCAGAATAAAGAGGAGATCGAGTGGGGCGTCACGGACCGGTTGCAGCTGTCCGGCTATTTCAACTGGAGTTATGCCAACGCCTTTCGCAACGGCTTCGACGGGACGACCGGCGGTCCCGGCGTCAGCCAGTTCCTCGATGCCTCGTTCGATCCCTATTCGCGTTACGAGAAGACGCGTTTTGACTCGGTCTCGCTCGAGGCGATCTATCAAGTCTTGAATCCTGTCACGGATCCGATCGGTCTGGCGCTCTACATCGAGCCCGAGATCGGGCCGAAGGAAAAAGAACTCGAATGGCGGGTCATCCTCCAGAAGAACTTCCTCGAAGATCGCCTCATCACAGCTATCAATATCATGGGCAAGCATGAGCGCGAGGTCTACGCCGACGGCTCGATCGAAAGGGCTTCGCCGATCGACGTGACATTCGGCATGTCGTATCTGGTGATGCCGAACTGGATGATCGGCTTCGAAACGCGCATCCACAACGAATTCACCGGATACTGGTTCAACAATCCCGAACATTCCGCATTCTTCGCCGGGCCTGTCATCCATTATGGCCAAAAGGAATTCTGGTGGACGCTGGCCTGGCGCCATCAGCTGCCGATGGTCATCACCTACAATGAGGACCAGGCCGCGGTGGTGAAGCACGGACGCATCTATGGCGATGAGCACGCGCGGGACGAGGTGATGTTTCGCCTCGGCGTACCGTTCGCCATGAAATGA
- a CDS encoding FMN-binding protein, with product MKWTPLLTAPAAIVLIAPAGATVYMSEQQAMQTIFPGASFSPAGKAGVFRASSGGIVVIDRVLGKHEYIKYAVGITAGGAVKHIEIIEYNESYGYEVREASWRSQFVGKNASSPLQLNVDIKNISGATLSCKHITDGVRRIVGQSQSLKGQ from the coding sequence ATGAAGTGGACACCACTCCTCACCGCGCCGGCAGCGATCGTTTTGATCGCACCGGCGGGCGCCACCGTGTACATGAGCGAACAGCAGGCGATGCAGACGATCTTTCCCGGAGCGTCGTTTTCGCCCGCCGGGAAGGCCGGCGTATTCCGCGCATCCTCTGGCGGTATCGTCGTGATTGACCGCGTGCTCGGCAAGCACGAATACATCAAATACGCCGTCGGGATCACCGCCGGCGGGGCCGTCAAGCACATCGAGATCATCGAATACAACGAATCCTATGGCTACGAAGTTCGCGAGGCTTCGTGGCGTTCGCAATTCGTCGGCAAGAACGCGAGTTCGCCGCTGCAGCTCAATGTGGACATCAAGAACATCAGCGGCGCGACCTTATCGTGCAAGCACATCACCGACGGCGTGAGGCGCATCGTCGGGCAGTCGCAGAGCTTGAAGGGGCAATAG
- a CDS encoding FAD:protein FMN transferase — protein sequence MRRARPLLGTLVEIEVDGATQAAAERAIAAAFEAVSLVQRLMSFHDADSDVGRINRSAFRTPVTVHPWTARVLRHAEVLHAATDGLFDCAVGHEFIRRGLLPADGLDHVSPGGFGAVRLPADRSVCLTAPVAIDLGGIAKGYAVDRAIATLRAAGIRGATVNAGGDLRVMGDTDQPIYVRIPGGGLLPVGSLRNGAIATSSSLATIDRGGAPHQSPGSPPDRRAYSVVAPSCVVADALTKILVQTGNPRHPCFGSFGATAFISVDDLQSVAA from the coding sequence ATGAGGCGGGCGCGACCGCTGCTGGGCACACTCGTCGAGATCGAGGTCGATGGGGCCACGCAAGCTGCTGCCGAACGGGCGATTGCCGCGGCCTTCGAGGCGGTGTCGCTGGTTCAGCGGCTGATGAGCTTTCACGACGCAGATAGCGACGTCGGACGCATCAACCGCTCGGCCTTCCGTACACCCGTGACTGTCCATCCCTGGACGGCGCGCGTTCTGCGCCACGCCGAAGTTCTTCATGCCGCAACCGATGGTCTGTTCGACTGCGCGGTCGGCCACGAGTTCATACGGCGTGGACTGCTGCCCGCGGACGGTCTCGACCATGTCTCGCCAGGCGGCTTCGGCGCGGTGCGCCTGCCTGCCGATCGATCCGTGTGCCTGACCGCGCCAGTGGCGATCGATCTCGGCGGAATAGCCAAGGGTTACGCAGTGGATCGCGCCATCGCAACGCTTCGCGCGGCGGGCATCCGAGGTGCGACTGTCAATGCCGGCGGCGATCTGCGGGTCATGGGCGACACCGACCAGCCGATCTATGTGCGCATTCCCGGCGGGGGCCTGCTGCCGGTTGGATCCTTGCGCAACGGCGCCATTGCGACCTCCTCCTCCCTCGCCACAATCGATCGCGGCGGAGCGCCGCACCAGTCGCCGGGCTCTCCACCGGACAGACGAGCCTATTCGGTCGTCGCCCCAAGCTGCGTCGTCGCGGACGCGCTGACGAAAATCCTGGTCCAGACCGGCAACCCGCGGCATCCCTGCTTCGGCAGCTTTGGCGCGACGGCCTTCATCAGCGTCGACGATCTCCAATCGGTGGCGGCCTGA
- a CDS encoding peptidoglycan-binding protein, producing MKVSFDNIKDEYERNWSNMRIGQPRADAATEAARKAINHKEIYKEIETKTDVPWWFVAVLHSRESSFNFNTYLGNGQALNRVTTIVPKGRGPFASFAEGAVDALRLEGFVGARDWGIAKTMFRLEKYNGFGYRGRGVNSPYLWSGSNIYGPPEQRGGKFTSDGAFEPGTVDPQLGAAVILKAMMELDASITFGGAPAMLSHLEPEEQLASMALSMQQCLNKLGANPPLDEDGIVGPKTKAAVAQFQQQHGITESGVLDTVTVAAITRAAQLPAIGGQTGDLSNILKRLEDLAQIVRGGARQGAPPEIIPPAANDPISLFERLFSLVSNKTATPMPGPLTPNNPAPVDQLKQVVDLLSTLLNGKDGKPVLGQVNGALGETIGKLLDGKKTALGIFGSVITALLSSVTASPNAGGIAGLLGTIVSAVPGLGQFAMPISLALAAWGVLGKLEKWAQGTAPPPKVTT from the coding sequence ATGAAGGTGTCATTCGACAACATCAAGGACGAATACGAACGAAACTGGTCCAACATGAGGATCGGGCAGCCGCGCGCCGACGCCGCGACCGAGGCGGCGCGCAAGGCCATCAATCACAAGGAGATCTATAAGGAGATCGAGACCAAGACCGACGTGCCCTGGTGGTTCGTGGCGGTGCTGCATTCGCGCGAATCCAGCTTCAACTTCAACACCTATCTCGGCAACGGCCAGGCGCTCAACCGGGTGACGACCATCGTTCCCAAGGGGCGCGGCCCGTTTGCCTCGTTCGCCGAAGGCGCCGTCGACGCACTCAGGCTCGAAGGATTTGTCGGCGCCCGCGACTGGGGCATCGCAAAAACGATGTTCCGGCTGGAGAAGTACAACGGCTTCGGCTATCGCGGCCGCGGCGTCAACTCGCCCTATCTCTGGTCAGGGTCGAACATCTACGGCCCGCCCGAGCAGAGGGGCGGAAAATTCACCAGCGACGGGGCGTTCGAGCCGGGCACGGTCGATCCGCAGCTCGGCGCTGCGGTGATCCTCAAGGCGATGATGGAGCTGGATGCGTCGATCACGTTCGGCGGCGCGCCGGCGATGCTGAGCCATCTCGAGCCCGAGGAGCAGCTGGCGTCGATGGCGCTGTCGATGCAGCAATGCCTCAACAAGCTCGGCGCCAATCCTCCGCTGGACGAGGACGGCATCGTCGGACCGAAGACCAAGGCGGCGGTGGCGCAGTTTCAGCAGCAGCACGGCATCACCGAATCCGGCGTTCTCGACACCGTGACGGTTGCCGCCATCACGCGGGCGGCGCAGCTGCCGGCCATCGGCGGCCAGACCGGCGACCTGTCCAACATCCTGAAGCGGCTGGAAGACCTCGCACAAATCGTGCGCGGCGGCGCGCGACAGGGCGCTCCGCCGGAGATCATCCCGCCTGCCGCCAACGATCCGATCAGCCTGTTCGAACGGCTCTTCTCCCTCGTCTCCAACAAGACAGCAACACCCATGCCAGGACCCCTCACCCCGAACAACCCCGCCCCGGTCGATCAGTTGAAGCAGGTCGTCGACCTGCTCAGCACCCTGCTCAACGGCAAGGACGGCAAGCCCGTGCTCGGCCAGGTCAACGGGGCGCTCGGCGAGACGATCGGCAAGCTGCTCGACGGCAAGAAGACCGCACTCGGCATCTTCGGCTCGGTGATCACCGCGCTGCTGTCGTCGGTGACGGCGAGCCCCAACGCCGGAGGCATTGCCGGATTGCTCGGAACGATCGTGTCGGCAGTGCCGGGCCTCGGCCAGTTCGCGATGCCGATCTCGCTGGCGCTCGCCGCCTGGGGCGTGCTCGGCAAGCTGGAGAAATGGGCCCAGGGCACCGCGCCGCCGCCGAAGGTGACGACGTAG